In the Ictalurus furcatus strain D&B chromosome 13, Billie_1.0, whole genome shotgun sequence genome, AGCTTATGAGAATGAGTGTCGATTCCACCACACATTAACTACATGGCTAGAAGGGAAAGGGTGGGATGCTACACCAGGGCTAGAGAGTACAGCGAGGGAAGGAGGAGGTTAGGTAGAAGGCAAAGGGATATGTTGCTAACGTCCTACAGTGTTGCCGTTCATTTCTGGCGGCTGCAAACCATGTGGCGTCACACGACTGTTTCCGCTGTCGGTCAACGATGGCATGAGGATACGTGGGGCCTCCAAGGCATTGCCTCTCACTGTGATGTGGTCCCAACCACCCTGTGTTTAGATATAGGAGGTTTGTATCTTTCAGGCTCATCATAGAAATGgctaaacaattttaaaatgaagcaCTGTACTACAATCTATCACTTAAGACAGACCCACCCCGATGCCGTAGTCCCACGACTGTCCTTTAGGCTCCAGAGGCTGCACCCCCAGTCTGCGGCAAACCGTCCCACAGCTCAGACTGTGGCTGCCCTGGACCTTATCAGCAATGATCCACACCTGAAAATAGCAACAACTGGCTACTGTACACGAGTGCTAAAAATATTTGGTTAATAATGATTAACCCCTCTTAAACAGCTGTTTCTAATTATCAATATTATATAATCTGTGGGTGTGGATTAGTTTATAAGTAAACTTGCATGGTAAGTTAACCAGCTAGGTTAAATCTTGGTTgttacacactatatggccaaacatttgtggacacctgaccatcacacccagatATGGGTCTTttccaaactgctgccacaaagtaACACAAAATTGTcttgaatgtctttgtatgctatagcattacaatttcccttcactggaactaaggtccaaacctgttccggCATGACAATCATCCGTGCACAAATTGACGTCAATGAAGACattgtttgccaaggttggagtggaagaactcgagagtcctgacctcaaccccactgaacacctttgggatgaacctgAACACCAACTGCATCCCAGGCCGCCTCACCTGACATcattgcctgacctcactaatacgcttgtggttgaatgaacacaaatcctcacagccacactccaaaaacTAGTGGaatgccttcccagaagagtggaggttattaaaacagcaaagggggggactacatctggaatggggtgttcaaaaagtacatatgaatgtgatggtcaggtatccacaaacatttgccACAGTTTGACATGAGTGGCATTTACGTATTTGAATCTCAATTGCACATGTTCAGTGGCAGAAACCAGCCAGTATTCTACATACTCTACATACCTGGTCCAGCGGCCCAACAGACACTTTGCGCACATTATTTGAGATGTGCTCCCACAATGAACCCTGAGGGTAACTGGGTGTCACACCATGTCGATACCATAAGTTTCCTGCAGATACAGAGTCGCACCGCAATATTACAGTGAGCTACAGAGCATTACACAGGATAAACCTGTGGCATGCTATATCATGTAGTGCATAATATCATGTGCACCTACTTAACAAATGCACATATATGACACTTGCGTAAGAGAGTTTCTGAGCCACACTGAATCACAGTTAATGGTAGTATTACCATTTTCATCGACTGCATAGACTGATGTCCTGCCCACTGACACCTGTTTGAGCTTCTGCGCAGCTGGAGAAGGTATATGGTACCAGCAGTCTCCTGTacacacagaggcagagagagagagagagagagagagagagcgcgagagagaatgagagtgaaagagagagatgatgatgatgatgatgcataACATTCTGCAGTCAGCCTGCAGTGTATGacttgcatgattttttttcttctgtttacagAGCCTTGGGCATCACAGGCAATGGAGATCCTCCTCTGAATggatattttaaattaaacttgCCAGAAAGCTGAGAAGCACATCACCAAATACTATATAAAGTATTAAAAGTGTTACAAAACAACAGACctttaacaaagaaagaaagtatcaaggattttttttgctttcatttttattggcCGCTGATACCATGACCAAATCATGTTTCTTTTTGTCAGTCAAGACTATGACTGTAAGCTTTCAGTCTTTCACTGATAAACTCAGTGCTTTTATAAATCTTTTATCTAACGTCCTTCGTagaaactgtaaaatgtttccaCACTGCTCACGGATTAACTTTTGATCTGCTTCTCAAACGGTTTGAATGTATCTGTGCTGACTGGGACAGAAGTGCAAAGgaaacaaactgcatttttaaaatcactttTGAAGTTGaattatcattaaaatgtttgCAAAGTGTTAGATTTGATACCTCATTGCAGGCCtattttaatttcctttttttttttttgccaaaatttattttctttcacaaaaaaagcattgaaGATTTACTCTTGCACAACTATCCAGTCATTCCAGATGAAACACAATTACATTATACAGATTTTGGTGGATTTTTGAATGATAACTCATACTCTGGTGTTAAAATGCAGAGCCCCTTTACAAAACAGGTGAAGTCTGGCAGGTCTGCAGTAGAGGCATGTGAAAAGACAAGCAGTAGCTAATAAGAATGATGAGTGGGTCACCTGCAGGGTTTTGGGAGGACACAGCTCCCCTGTAGAATGTTGAGCCATCTCTGGCAACAGCCCACACCTGATACACCCCTCCAATAGAGATGGACTTGAAAGGCTGGTCCGTTCCTACATGGAGCCATGAAGTTCCCTAGAATCCCCATTTAAGATGACACAAATCGTGCATTCATTCAGGCTGTACAAATCTGACCATAATTACTATTAAACTActgaaaagtatatatatatatatatatatatatatatatatatatatatatatatatatatatatatatatatatatatatatattatggatTTAACaccattaaagtaaataaataatgtgtgtaaagttttaatAAATGATATCTTACAGcaggtgtgagtgaggagaCGCCTAAACGGCAGAGCACGTCTCCCTTGCTGCTGATGGCCCACAAAGGCACCTGCTCCACTGTGGTCTTTGGGCCACATGGCAAAATTGTAACATCACTCAGAGGGATGGGTGGGACTTCCTGCCATGGCCCAGTTGTAGTGAGTTTACACTTCCTGTACAGGGAAAAAGAGAACAccatgtaaatgatgtaaatgcaCAGTGACATGAATCGCCCAACCGATTGTCCTGTTATCGCACGTTCAAATAGCAACAATTTGCTAGCCATCCATGGACCAGAGTTAACTGGCCATACTGGATGGATGGTCTCTCTCAGTGCTCCACTGATGAAAATTGGCACAGTTAACAATCTCCTCCAAGCGTATTTAACTGcattatgatgtgtgtgtgaagcagttTGAAAACATGACCGGGGGGgcaattgtaattgtaattggcAATGACAAGTTAGGGTCTATTGCGTGTATTAATAATGCGTGTAATGAGTGATATTTTAAGCTTAAACAAATCATGtcctacagtatacagtatatcatattATGAGGTTCTAGGTAGATTAGGAATAAATGGGTATATAGATCCTTAAAATACTAGGGTCCTGATATGAGGACTAATGAGTAGGATTTTATTTCTACAAGTATTTTAACAATCTTTTGCAACCATacaatatttcatattatatagAAGAGTTTCTCTACACatgtccaaacacacacacataaggacTGAGCTAATAATACCTGGCCCAACGCCTGCGACGGACAAAGTCCTTCAAGGTTTTATGACCGTGATATGACCTgacaaaacaaataatgttGTTAACAAAAACAGCTTGTGCCAATTTAGAGATCACATTACACTGCACGGATGCAATATAATGAATATTTGCAAACATACGCTGGAAAATCAGCCGCATACTGCCAGCCCTCTCTGTCTGTTCCTCCAGATACACCATAGTCGATGGCCCAGTCTGACACCTGCCAATCAAACAGACACGCTACACAATCTTTACCTCACATTATAATAtgacaaagaaataaagagccCAACTCTTTCTCAAACAAATGCTATCAGATTTGTAGTCTAAGAAACTGATAAGCTAGTGAGTAGCATCACAAACCCATGACCAGTGAGGAGAGGGGGGTTTAGTGTTGGATTTAGTACACTCTTTGAGGCCTGAAGCATCACTCCACATGTAGCGATCTGTAGGGAGCCCTCTGCAGGATACACACAAAAAGTACagtgagtgcacacacacaccattacatcaCTAAGTGTGCAGGGTGTGGCATTTACTTGTTTGTGTAGCCAGTAACAGGATTCCAGCGCTGGTTctcataaatatacacagtcTTAACATCGGTCTGTGTGTAGATGTTATCTGTGCTGCTGGCAAGACCTGGATATGAacagaatatatttattttatgaactgaTATGTCTGCAGTTTGTCTGGATGCATGACAAATACTTAAGGAAAGAATATTCATAGACGCTCATTTACCCTGAAAGAAGCCTCCACCATAGCCTCCGGTGTGGACCCACGCTGTGTGGTCATAGCCGATCCCCCACACGACTCCTAGACTATTACACTCCACAATTCTCAGATGCCCTCCAACTTGGCACCAGAACCTGCCCAAAAATGAAACTACCTGATTAGgccttaaaacaaaacattctgtAATGCAGTCATACCATGAccaatatacactcactgagcactttattaggaacactatttGCACCATGCAATTACTGCATGTGTGTCAGGTGCACTtgcatgctgtgaatctcccttTCTATAACATCCCAAGGGTggggattcagatccggtgaccgggaaagacactgaagaacactgaattCACTGTCacgttcatgaaaccagtttgagacgaggTTTGCTTTATGACATGCTGCATCATCATGATGGAAGTAGCATGAAAGGAAGTAGCATTGAAGATGGTAAACTGTGGCCATGAAAGGATGCATtcgcatgaatgtgcaggtgcaTGAATAGGTgtactggtgttcctaataaagtgctctgcAAGTGTATATACATCAGGTAAATGGTTCAACTCACCGATACCCAAAACCTTAAAAACATCATCTTCAGAACAGCTCCACTTGTGCTATTTCCCTGCATGCTTAATGTATACTGCTTCCTGTATTACTCTCTAAAATGttctgattatgtttgtacTTACAGGACAACTGTACATACTCATTCTACACGTATTCACTGACCAACTGTTATTACATAAAGGTCTGGGTTGTGTATTCTATACATTTAGCTGCAATGTAATGAATGATATTTGAAGCGTAAACATATGAGGACTATGAGAAGagttttatttgaacaaaatctttaaaatgttatcaaaatgttttctttaattttgAAATCCAAGAACCAACCTAACTAAATCATTTTGGACTGTGGATATTTGGGGCTCTTCTTTGCCTTCAGCACTGTCCTCATTAAGTGACTTGAGAATGGTGAAGTGTTCTTCATGGCAAATGACAAAAAGGACTATTATGGCCCTGACTTTGCCGCTGTGCGtgtcatattatatatatatatatatatatatatatatatatatatatatatatatatatatacatatatacatatatatatatatatatatatatatatatatatatatatatatatatatatatatatatatatacatatatacagtatctcacaaaagtgagtacacccctcacatttttgtaaatatttgattatatcttttaatgtgacaacactgaagaaatgacactttgctacaatgtaaagtattgagtgtacagcttgtgtaacagtgtaaatttgctgtcccctcaaaataactcaacacacagccattaatgtctaaaccactggcaacaaaagtgagtacacccctaagtgaaaatgtccaaattgggcccaaactgtcaatattttgtgtggccaccattattttccagcactgccttaaccctcttgggcatggagttcaccagagcttcacaggttgccactggagtcctcttccactcctccatgacgacatcacggagttggtggatgttagagaccttgtgctcctccaccttccatttgaggatgccccacagatgctcaatagggtttaaaccatcaccttcaccctcagcttctttagcaaggcagtggtcgtcttggaggtgtgtttggggttgttatcatgctggaatactggcctgcggccaagtcaccgaagggaggggatcatgctctgcttcagtatgtcacagtacatgttggcattcatggttccctcaatgaactgtagctccccagtgccggcagcactcatgcagccccagaccatgacactcccaccaccatgcttgactgtaggcaagacacacttgtctttgtactcctcacctggttgccgccaaacacgcttgacaccatctgaaccaaataagattatcttggtctcataatccatgtccttagtctgcttgtcttcagcaaactgtatgccagctttcttgtgcatcatctttagaagaggcttccttctgggacgacagccatgcagaccaatttgatgcagtgtgcggcgtatggtctgagcactgacaggctgaccccccaccccttctacctctgcagcaatactggcagcactcatacggctattcattgagggaaccatgaatcccaacatgtactatgacatactgaagcagagcatgatcagtatgcagtattccagcatgataacgaccccaaacacacctccaagatgaccactgccttgctaaagaagctgagggtgaaggtgatggactggccaagcatgtctccaggcctaaaccctattgagcatctgtggggcatcctcaaacggatggtggaggagcacaaggtctctaacatccaccagctccgtgatgtcatcatggaggagtggaagaggactccagtggcaacctgttaagctctggtgaactccatgcccaagagggttaaggcagtgctggaaaataatggtggccacacaaaatattgacagtttgggcccaatttggacattttcacttaggggtgtactcacttttgttgccagtggtttagacattaatggctgtgtgttgagttattttgaggggacagtaaatttacactgttacacaagctgtacactcattactttacattgtagcaaagtgtcatttcttcagtgctgtcacattaaaagatataatcaaatatttacaaaaatgtgaggggtgtactcacttttgtgagatactgtatatatatatatatatatataaacattttatatacattatccAACTTTTAAGAACCCCCTGTCTCTTTTGTGTTGAAAGCTCTTAGATTTTGCTCatggaaaataacaaaaagatACTTTACATGTTCAACCCCCTTTGTGGTCAGTACATGGATAATATAGTGAAGTCAAAAGCATTATCTGACTTTCTGGAGACTGAAatcaatttagaaaaaaaaaaaaacaccatgaaaccagtgttttgcattaaaaaaactgTACTGCTGTGAATCTTTGAAAGAAATCTTGTGGTAAAACAAACCTAGACAGTGTTAtcattatttatacattatattatatatatatatagcatgcATTGTAGCtaatgaagggtgccaataattttgcagCACTTCTTCAAGGACACAATACCTAATAATCATAAGCATGCAGTTCAGCAGTTTGGAAAAGCCTCATGATAGCGAAACAGAGAAACAGCTCACATTTGGTCACAGGGTGTAGGGTAAGGAGAGGCCTCCAGCCCTGGTGTGGGCTCACTGACAAAAATGTCTCCTTTGCAGGTAACAGACCAGATAGCCTGTTTGGAAGGTGGACCCTGGATGCCACGGGAATCACAGCAGGACAGACTGAGCAAGGCCAGCTACGAGAAAACGCATAGTGTCACTCCAAAAAACAGCAACAGCAAGATAAACACGATCTGCTAATTGTTATGGGATGCCTGCCTAAACCGTCACTAAACAAGATGCCACATGTCAGGGTTTAGTCAAAGTGTTGTCAAAACTACACGTCTGTGAGAGGTGTAAAGCTGTCAGACAAAAGAGCATTTATCTAACTAACTGAACATTTACCAACTAGCACATTCCTgcctcattcactcattcattccaCTAATGAACAATGAGTAAAATCAGAAGCACTGTTTAGAAGTGCTGTCGTTCCTTACCCAGTCGTACATCTCCAGCTCAGTGGCAGCTGCAAGGCGGATGGGCCACCTCTGCTTAGTCCTCTCCGGTGTGTAGATAGCAAACGTGTGCTTTGTGTTGTTCAGCACTGGTACCAGGATGGTGACCTCGTTAATGAATGCATGTAGATACTGCAGGGAGAAACAAGAACGAGGACACTGGTTCTAAACACTACATTACTGTTACAGTGTTGTTTCTTAACATAACCAGGCAATGTTATATGCAAGGTAGGCTACTTGTACACTGAATGTTGGTTTTCAACCCaaattttactgaaaaaaagaaaattgtatTTGGGCTCCTCATTATTAACATGAGCATTAAGGAGCAGCGAATGCTCTCAGATTTGTGTGGAAATCACCTTCTTTTCATCATTAAAGGTATAGTATATGAATAGGATGCCATCCTTGTTGCCCTCAGATCCTGAGAATTGCTCGAGTGCAAACTGCACATCCAGCCACTTGTGAGGCTTCCAGTCCCTCCACCACTGCATGGAGCCCTTTTTCACCCAAACAGACTGAAGGAagtgaaagaggaagagaagagaacagaatTGAAAGATAATGTAAATACAGAAAACAGCTTTTAGGTTCGATTCGTTGGGAGTAGCACCTGTTCAATGGCCTGTTCGTAATGCCGGAagttttccatctctctctttgacCTCTCGCTGAGCTGTTCAAAGATCTGCTTGCGCCAGGCTGCGGTCTGCGCAGGTGTGATGGAGAGCGACATGGCCTGCATAGAGGAGGCCAGACCTGCACAGAGACAGTGTACGTACATCAGCCCGTCAAAACTTCATGGACACCTGGCTTTTCAAACGAGCATTTTCTTTGTCTCTATGCAACAACGTAATATATTAATGACTAGCCAGGTTTATATTTTGTGGAAAACAATATGACTCTAACTTAAAAACCAAGTGAAGTAAACTCAGTCACTACTATAGTCATTGAATATttcatagtagttactgtaTAATATGCTTTCATAATAATAAGACACTAATTTAAAGGCAGCTCTAAACACTGAGTGCTGTGCCTCTTACAGGATGACCCTGGGAGCTGTGGAGCTATTTAAACATGTCATTTAATCTCCAAGAGGAAATCACTGTTTGTCCTGTGACACAGCTTTGGAAGATATCCAATGTCAAAACGCAGGGTCAGAACTTTAATCACCTGACTTTCCCTGCTCTAACTGGCgctaatttacatttactcatttggctgatgcttttacACAAAGTGACAGTTGAAAGTGGaaatccctccaggatttcacgatcgcagaaatgaacacaaaatcaagcaaactccacaatattcggagcaGCTTTCAAGTTTTCAATATCATCGCAGATTTTcggcagatttgggccaagacgcatcacgTGACTTCAcgcatcacaacgcacattcagccaaagccctcttagATTCACATGAGtatagctaaaaggtctcatttaccaacaatcatcactgcaaaagactgcGAGTGTGCCAGTTCATGTAGTTTTAcgcaaaaaaatgaataaataaataaataaataaaacacaaaatactccacaagttgcatcgcaaattttgaaaaacgccacagcaaaatcaagcatttttggctgcgaCAATCACGGAAAAAACTCCTGTACAGACTGGTTGAGCAGTATCAGGTTAACGGCCGTGCCACGTTCAAGGACCCAACAATGGAATATTGGtcgtggtgggatttgaactcaatcTTCTGATTGGTAGGGCCAAAGTCTTAACCACCACCCAATATCTAAATCCTATAAATATTGttgatattaatataaatattgctGAGACTAAACTCATCAGGCGCAAGCAGCTGACCTGTAGAGTTGAACCATGGGAGTTGGGAATGGGAGTCGATATAGCAGCCTCCTCCACTAACCCAGGCCCACAAGGGGTGATCATCAGGCCCGTATGGCTCTTCTGTGCCCAGGTTGTAGGTGACTACAGATGACAGGCTGCATGTATCAGCAGCAGCATCCCCACCGGTTCCCACGGTCAGGTGTGTCTGAGCCTCCTCCAGGTCCACGTTGCTCCACTGGGGGTCCGGTGACCCTGATTGGCTAGAGGAATGCAGCACATTCGTGGCAGCCTTGTCCTTTCCCTCTGTATCTCCCTCCGCACACTCCTCCTCAGGAATGGACGTGGCCTGTGTGAGGGCGCGTTGCCCAATCTGACCTTCTCTATCAGACACCAGCTCTGAGATGAAGCTGTCGCTGGTCACTTTGGGGATTCGTTTTTTAGGGGCCTCATCAGCATCAGAGGAGGGCAGCACTCTTTCCGTTGCTGATTTCTCTGTTTCGGAGTCCACATCACTCAGGTCGGAGGTCTGAGATTGCAGGCGGACCTCGCCCCCAAAAAAACACCCGGCACTGCAAAacacatttgaatatgtttgtttaaatattccCATGCTGGACCATTACCTCCTTATAAGTATGGCaatctatacacacactcacgcacacacacacacacacacacacacacacacacacacacattatagctGCACACATAATAAGACACTTCAAACTGGCATTATCAGACAACGCATCAGCTTATGTTATGAATGACACCAGCTGGTGGCCAGAGCTGTTGATTATCCATGTAGCATACTGGAAGACAGCCAATCAGTGTCGCTGCTGACACAAAGCGTGCTGACAGCTCCCCCATGCTTCCGTCACTGAAACAACACCAGACCGTTGTCCTTCACTCACCTCTGCAGGCTGCTAGCACTGGCGCTGGAGTGAGAGCGCTCGCTGTCTCGGGGCACAGACACAGCCTTCCAGGCCTTCCCACTCAGCTCACTGACAGTCACACCCTGGCGGAAATGCACTGCCCGGTCCTCACAGCTGATGCCCCATACCTGCAACACATCAGGTCCACCACATCAGGTCCACCACATACATGCTACATGCTGCACTACTATGCTGGGCTATAAAGCTCTCTGGTGCTTGTGGAGTATTCAGTGACTGATATGATAATgctaaatgataatgataattgatcacatatacatatgtataatgAAATTCtcttcttcgcataccccagcatgtcagaaagctggggtcagagcgcagggtcagccatgatacagcgcccctggagcaaagaggTTTAaatgccttgctcaagggcccaacagtggcagcttagcagtgctggggcttgaacccccgaccttctgatcagtaacccagagccttaaacaccaagccaccactgcccctgatATGATATGTTTCTGCTTTAGATTAAACTAGGCTAAACTGGAAAGAAAGATCACTGAACACACAACGAGAGTAATTCAAGCCTGCATGGTTCTGCATAGCTAAAACGAGCTATAAAGGAATattacagcatttaaaaaaagaaaagaaagaaaatgtaactACCACATCTATAATGCATGTGTAATTACAACAGAAAATAATGTCAACATTTTTCCCCAAGACaaagaaattaatatataaCTTGTTGGACATCTAGGAGCGGACATCACAAAAACattcaattaaattacatttttctttacagtttATTTAGACATCTCATGTCTGTCTCATCCTAAGACCTTTCAATTTAAACTGTACCATTCGCAGTTTTGAATTCCTgtacaaattacacacacattgtccATGTGGTTGAAAAATGCTGGAGTATTCTTTTAATGGTTCCTTACATAAAGAATACctagaagaaagaaagcaaaaaaaaaaaaaaaaaagacaaagggAATAACACAAAAAAGGGTTTGTATTAATGACTAAATTGTACTCTTTCTTAATAGACTTCTAATAAATGTAGTCCCTGGAAACTCAATTTTAATTATGATTACTAATGTTCAAAACAGGGGTTTCTCGTGTCTAACCTGGTCATTGAGGCCCACATTAATCATCAACATTTCCCCAACCATCCCAATCCAGCCTGAGCCACACGGGTTGTGAGAATTCACACCACGCCTAAACCAGACCTGTTATAAAGCAGCAGAAAAAAAGTTAGATGTTGACAGCTGTAACAAATGCAGAgaatgaataaagaataaaggGCTGTTCAGTCAGTGACTCATCTCTGATTCTGTTCTTACTTTATGATCTTTTGTCACAGCCCACACCACATTGACGCCAACTGCTACATGTATAGCTCCAACTTCTGGGCTTGGTGATTCAACTACTACCCATGTGGTGCCTTGTAATCCAGAAATATTTGTTACATACATTTGACATAAATACAATCACCtatacatttaattatattacagtGTACTAAATGTATTCCTGTACATACTAACTCACCTTTAGGGCAGTCTCTGCTAATGCCCTCTCTGACCAGGAACTGTCCCTCCCACAGCACCCCCCATAGAAGGTCAGCTGGCCCACAACTTATCTGCACCACCTCGCCTGGAGTAGGCACCTCCTCCCACACCGAGCCTTCGGGGTTAAAGTGGACGATGCCATCGCGGAACCATACCTACACCAAAACACAGCGAGAGTGAGAGCACAATGTAAATACATCTTATACAGTGATTTTTTTGTGGTTCTCTCatactaaactgtttcagaaattgAAACAAGATCTAAGACAATacaaaggcagcctgagtaaacacaaaatacagtttgtaaatgttataatttgGGCCAACTGGGcctgtttgaaaatgtatttccccccatagttactaattcaccaaatctatgaaactgcattcataatggggttcagctggaccagacgcaaccaggcctgattactgcaaaccctgttcaatcaaataatcacttaaataaaactttttcaacagcatgaatttggttaaaaggtcttacccagtaacacactatgccaacgTTGAAAGAAATatcagaaatgatgaagaagaaggtgatggaaatacatcagtctgggaagggttacaaagctgtttcaaaggctctgggactctaaaggaccacagtgagagccgttatctccaaatggaaaaactctgcacagtagtgaaccttcccagaagtggccgaccttccaaaattcctccaagagcacagcaacgactcatccaggaagtcacaaaagagccaaggacaacatgaaaggacctacagacctctcttgcttcaataaaggtcactgttcatgactccactatcagaaagattctgggcaaaaatggcatccatggaagagtggcgagatgaaaaccactgctaaccaagaagaacattaaggctcgtctgaattttaccaaaacacaccttgatgatcctcaaacattttgggagaatgttctgtgtattgatgagtcgaaagtggaactgtttgaagACAGGGGACCCGTTACATctgaacatcatacctacagtcaagcatggtggtggaagtgtgatggtgtgtggatgctctgctgcttcagggcctgggaaacttgcaataattgagtgaaacatgaattc is a window encoding:
- the tecpr1a gene encoding tectonin beta-propeller repeat-containing protein 1, whose protein sequence is MPSTLLWAVDVYGRVYNLSTAGQQWEHCRDAHLEFKRVTAALQCCWSIACDHNIYLCVHGSEVPIRFREETYENQRWNPVDSFSDRLLPSDRWQWSDVTGLQHQPLDSFQPPSENWEWEADWYVDENFGGEPTEKGGWTYAIDFPATYTKDKKWNSCVRRRRWLRYRRYKSQDTWAKIPLEQTGSLPDPFNDISCGGWEITEEPRGRISLWAVSLQGRVWFRDGIVHFNPEGSVWEEVPTPGEVVQISCGPADLLWGVLWEGQFLVREGISRDCPKGTTWVVVESPSPEVGAIHVAVGVNVVWAVTKDHKVWFRRGVNSHNPCGSGWIGMVGEMLMINVGLNDQVWGISCEDRAVHFRQGVTVSELSGKAWKAVSVPRDSERSHSSASASSLQSAGCFFGGEVRLQSQTSDLSDVDSETEKSATERVLPSSDADEAPKKRIPKVTSDSFISELVSDREGQIGQRALTQATSIPEEECAEGDTEGKDKAATNVLHSSSQSGSPDPQWSNVDLEEAQTHLTVGTGGDAAADTCSLSSVVTYNLGTEEPYGPDDHPLWAWVSGGGCYIDSHSQLPWFNSTGLASSMQAMSLSITPAQTAAWRKQIFEQLSERSKREMENFRHYEQAIEQSVWVKKGSMQWWRDWKPHKWLDVQFALEQFSGSEGNKDGILFIYYTFNDEKKYLHAFINEVTILVPVLNNTKHTFAIYTPERTKQRWPIRLAAATELEMYDWLALLSLSCCDSRGIQGPPSKQAIWSVTCKGDIFVSEPTPGLEASPYPTPCDQMFWCQVGGHLRIVECNSLGVVWGIGYDHTAWVHTGGYGGGFFQGLASSTDNIYTQTDVKTVYIYENQRWNPVTGYTNKGLPTDRYMWSDASGLKECTKSNTKPPSPHWSWVSDWAIDYGVSGGTDREGWQYAADFPASYHGHKTLKDFVRRRRWARKCKLTTTGPWQEVPPIPLSDVTILPCGPKTTVEQVPLWAISSKGDVLCRLGVSSLTPAGTSWLHVGTDQPFKSISIGGVYQVWAVARDGSTFYRGAVSSQNPAGDCWYHIPSPAAQKLKQVSVGRTSVYAVDENGNLWYRHGVTPSYPQGSLWEHISNNVRKVSVGPLDQVWIIADKVQGSHSLSCGTVCRRLGVQPLEPKGQSWDYGIGGGWDHITVRGNALEAPRILMPSLTDSGNSRVTPHGLQPPEMNGNTVGR